One genomic region from Pongo abelii isolate AG06213 chromosome 4, NHGRI_mPonAbe1-v2.0_pri, whole genome shotgun sequence encodes:
- the CCL28 gene encoding C-C motif chemokine 28, which produces MCRIQRADGDCDLAAVILHVKRRRICVSPHNHTVKQWMKVQAAKKNGKGNVCHRKKHHGKRNSNRAHQGKHETYGHKTPY; this is translated from the exons ATGTGTCGCATCCAGAGAGCTGATGGGGATTGTGACTTGGCTGCTGTCAT CCTTCATGTCAAGCGCAGAAGAATCTGTGTCAGCCCGCACAACCATACTGTTAAGCAGTGGATGAAAGTGCAAGCTGCCAAGAAAAATGGTAAAGGAAATGTTTGCCACAGGAAGAAACACCACGGCAAGAGGAACAGTAACAGGGCACATCAGGGGAAGCACGAAACATATGGCCATAAAACTCCTTATTAG